AACCCAGCCATATCGGTGACCAAGTCTTTGATCACCGGCATGTTATTCATGGGCTCCACCTGCACGATTCCCCGTTCCGAAGCCATCGCCTGGACTTTGGTTTTACAGGCCAAGGCCGCATGACCATTGATGCGCATGGCGCAGGACCCGCAAATCGCTCCTCGACAGGAACACCGGAGCGTTAAGGATTCATCGAGGGTTTCGCGAATATGAATAAGCGCATCCAACACCGTATCCGCTCGATCCGTATCCAGTTTATACTCCTGGAAATACGGCATGGAGGGTGAGGTCTCTGGATTAAAGCGGCGAATGCGAAATGTCGTTATCATGCACTAATAGGTCCGTACTTTGGGCTCCCATCGGGTGAGGCGAACCGGCAAATATGCGACGCGTGGGGAACCATCCGGTTGGTGATAGACCAAAATGTGTTTCAACCACTGCGCATCATCCCGATGGAGATAATCCGTCCGAAAATGTGCACCTCGGCTCTCCCGGCGGAGTAAGGCGCTACGCACAATCGTCTCGGCACAGTCCAACATGAACCCAAGCTCTAAGGCACGGATGAGGCTGGTATTGAACACTTGACCTTTATCCTGCACGCCCACACGCGAGTACCGATCGTGCAGAGCTTCCAACGTCTCTTTCGCCGTCATCATGCCTTCCTGGTCGCGAAAGACCCCCAGGTGAGTATGCATCGCGACACCCATTTCGTGTCGAATGGTTGCAACCGAGTCCGTGTTGGCATGACGCGATAGTAATGCAGAAACAGCCTGCTGCTCCATCCCCACGGTCGAATCAGGAACGTGAGGCGTTGGGACCTCCCGCGCATATTCCGCGGCGCATCGCCCAGCCCGTCGGCCGAACACGACGGTGTCCAATAATGAATTCGCGCCAAGCCGATTACCCCCATGAAGGCTCAGACAAGCCGTCTCACCGGCGGCAAACAGCCCCGGGACACCGGCCCATGCGCCATGCCTATCCCAGCATCGCCCATCCACATCGGTCTTGATGCCGCCCATCTGGTAATGCATGCCTGGCCGGATTGGAACGGGCTCTTTCGTTAAGTCAATTCCGGCAAACGAGTGTACTTCGTCAGAAATCTGCCGGAGCCGTTCGTGGATAAGCCGTCGACCCAAATGACGACAATCCAACAGGACACACCCGTCCACCCCTCGACCTTCGTTGATTTCGGTTTGTCCGGCTCGCGACACCACGTCGCGGGAAGCCAACTCCATCATATTCGGGGCATACCGTTTCATGAACCGTTCGCCGTCACGATTCAATAAATACGCGCCCTCTCCACGAGCGGCTTCGGTAATCAACAGCCCTTTTCCCTTTAAGGTCGTCGGGTGATACTGCACCATTTCCATATCCATCAAAGCGGCGCCGGCGCGATAGGCGATCGCCATGCCGTCACCCGTACAAATCAACGCATTGGTACTCGGCTCAAACACGCGCCCCAATCCCCCGGAAGCAACGATGACGGCTTTCGCCTTCACCAAGGCAAATTGACCCGTTCGAATTTCAAACCCTATTAAGCCCGCGCAACGACCATCGGCATCCTTCACCAATGAGGTCACGAACCATTCCTCGAAAACCGGTACGCGCGCTTTCATGAGTTGCTCAAAGAGGACGTGAAGCATGGCTTGTCCGGTAAAATCCGACACGAAAAAGGTACGGGCTCGCTTTTGCCCCCCAAACCGGCGGGTACCAAGCCGGCCCTCCTCATTCCGATTAAAAATGACACCCATGTGCTCCAACGTGAGAATCTCGCGCCCGGCTTCTTGAGCGAGAATTTCAACCGCGTCCTGATCCGCTAAATAATCGCTCCCCTTGACTGTCTCGAAGGCATGTTCCTCCCAGTCGTCCCCACGATCCGTCATCGCGGCATTGATGCCGCCTTGCGCCGCATTGGAATGACTTCGAACCGGATGGACCTTCGTCATGATCGCCACGCGAGCACCGGCCTCATGCGCGGCCAAAGCCGCGCGCATCCCAGCCAATCCCGCACCCATCACCAGCACATCATATTCATAAGCAGTCGTCATGTCAGTGACACACACCCATTCGAATCAGGCAGATGACAGTAGGTCAAAAAGGACAAGAGAGAAAACATCTCATCGCTATGTGAGAAATTGTAACCGGAGGTCTTCATTATATCTATACCTTTGGCTTTTCACGCTCTTGTGTAAGTTGGTTAGAGATCCAAGCCTCTGTAATGGAAGTATCTGGCGATCTTGAATTGCTCGACGTTGCGGAAGCCGTGCGCCGTTTTCTTCAGCCATTCGATCGTCGCCTTGACGGCTCTCACTCCCGCATTGGTGGTGCCGTGCAGCAGATACGTCAGCACGGCAAAGCTATGGCGCTGGATCCGCTTCGCCACCTCAGCCCTTGATCTCAGCGGCTATGGATGACGCTCCGGAACCAGCAGGCAAAGAAATTATAAGCGGCCCCACCGATAGGCATAATCCCAGACCTGGAGGAAACACTCCTTGAGGGCCTAGTCCCGCCCCCCTTCAGAGTGCCTCGCTCGGGTCCTCCTTCTCGAAGGGCCGAACATAGCGCAATCGAGGTCAATTACCTCACACGACTTCCTGAAGAGCACCTCTGAAACATGCTACCACAACCGGCTTGAATGATTGAACCCAAAGGTAATAAATAAAGGCGTCTGAGCCCGCAAGTTCTCACCATGTTAGGTCAACTCTCCAAGGCAGCCCTCGATGGGAAATAGTAAGATCGACCGTACTCCTCAGGAGAACTTCTCTCTTCATCGCTCTCAGGTCTCCATCAAGTGCCCCAGACAAGCGAATGCCGTGTCGTTAAGTTCAGAATCCTTTAGGACAAGCTCGGAAGGGGCATTGGGATGCACCTCCGGTGTTTAGCCCGGATGGCAAGACAGCTCTGGCGCTCTACTGCGCAGCTCACCGAGGTAATCCTTGGAAAGGGAAAAAGGGAAAAGGAGCACAGGCTAACCCGGCCGACATCTGGCTTTACCTTGTCCCTGCCAGAAACCTCAGGTATCCTGCCTATCTCCCGAACATGACAGTTACCCTGCTGATTCATTGATCGGCCCAAAAGCACGGGGTTATGAAGGTAATCACGCGAATAATTGACGCACCGGGACATCCAACGACTCAGCAATCGACATGACGGATTACAGCGTACTCGGGAATTTGGTGCTCATTTACACCGTATCTATCGCGGTAGTGTTTCTGTTTCATCAATTCCGACTGCCGTCTATCGCCGGATTTCTCGTCGCCGGGGCTTTGATCGGTCCGCATGGGCTCAACCTGATCTCTGACATCGCAACGGTGCACGTGTTGGCAGAAATCGGGATTGTGCTGCTTCTGTTTACCATCGGTATCGAATTCTCGCTGGTGCAACTGACCTCGCTTCGTCGGCTGCTCTTGATTGCCGCTCCAATCCAAGTCGGGGGGGTCATCGCGATCTCATGGCTCGGCGGCACCGTGGCAGGATTGCCGACACCTCAGGCGATCTTCTGGGGTTTTCTGCTATCGCTCAGCAGCACTGCGATTGTATTGAAAGCGTTGGCCGCCAGTGGAGACAGCGATTCACCCCACGGGCGAGCCACCATCGGGATCTTGATCTTCCAGGACTTGGTCGTCGTCCCGATGATCTTGTTGACCCCTATTCTTGCCAGCCACGGTGAAGGGGCGCTCACCCCAGCGCTGCTCTCGTTGGTGAAATCGATGGTGGTGGTCGCATGCATTGTCGCAGCCGCGTGGTATGTGGCTCCGAAATTACTCGACCACATCGTTCGTAGCCGAAGCCGGGAACTCTTCCTGTTGACCATCATTGTCATGTGCCTCGGCATTGCGTGGCTGACGTCTCTCGGCGGGCTGTCCCTGGCCTTGGGAGCCTTCATCGCCGGACTCGTGATTTCCGAATCGGAGTACAGTCATCAAGCCATCGCCGACGTGTTGCCGTTTCGAGACAGTTTCAATAGCCTGTTTTTTGTCTCCATCGGCATCTTGATGGATTGGCGCATCCTGCTCGAGTATCCACTCGTCGTGACCGGTGTGTTACTCGTCGTCCTCCTCCTAAAGTTCATCGCTGGAACGGGAGCTGTTTTGACGGTCTCCGTGCCTCCTCGCTCGGCCGTCATGACTGGAATTGCCCTCGCACAGGTAGGTGAATTCAGTTTTATCCTGGCACAGGTCGGCTTGGACAATCAGCTATTGTCGGGACCGCCATACCAAATCTTCCTAGCGGTTTCGGTCTGCTCTATGATCATCACGCCGTTCTTAATGCAGTTATCCCCGCATCTCGCGCGGCGCGTTGAGGCCGTGCAGCGACTGCACCATTGGTTTCCCGGGCAGACGACGGCCCATGTGCTCGAAGCAGAGGGGAGGCATCTACGCATCAAAGACCATGTGATTATCGTGGGATATGGGCTCAACGGACGCAACCTGGCTCGTGTACTCGGTGAGACGGAAGTGCCCTACATCGCGTTGGATTTGGAGGGGGATACGGTGCGCCGAGAAGCGGCTCACGGCTTGCCGCTCTACTATGGAGATGCGACAAACCCGAATGTCTTGAGGCATGTGAAAATCGAAGATGCGCGGGTTCTGGTCATCGCAATCTCCGATCCGTTCATGACTCGGCGAGCCGTGCAGGCAGCTCGAGGCTTGAACCCGAAGATCCACATCGTGGTACGAACCCGTTACTTGCGTGAATTGGAAGAGCTCCATCAGTTAGGCGCCGATGACGTAGTGCCGGAAGAATTCGAGACGTCGATTGAAATCTTTGCGCTCGTCCTCCGCACCTACAACATGCCGCACGATTTCATCACGCGAAAGGCTGAACAAGTGCGTCGAGAAGGGTATGCGCTTCTCCGTCGCAGCGAGGTTCCCGAACTGGCTCACCACCTTCGCGGCGGAACCCTCGCTGATGTCGAAGTGGAAACTTGTCGAATCGAAGAGGATTCGCCGGCGGCTGGAAAGACGATCGCTCAACTGGCGTTGCGGCCGCGAATCGGAACGTCCATCATCGCCTTGACTCGAAACGGCGTCACAGAATCCAATCCATCGGAGAAAACCAAACTCCTTGTCGGCGACATTGTAGTACTGCTGGGAACGCGCGATCAGATCAGACGAGCCATGGGGTTTATTCTGGCGAATCAGGGCAAAGATTAGCAGGCATCACCGCGAGTCCATCCGCTTGATCGCGACAGAGAACGATCGGCAACCTCAGCACCTGCAGCCTCTTCATCGTGCCAGGGCGCAGGGTATGACAGGGCACGGCTGGGTACCAGAAGCCAAAGAAGGAACGGCTCGTCGAAGGTGCGACCTCGGGCAACGGCTGTTCGAGCACGAGGGTCTTTCGATAGGGAGAAAACTCGCCAGACAGGTTCGGCCGATGAATTTTGACTATATCGAGAGGATGGCGATAGGTCAAGCAATGCCAACGCGGTTGCGCGGTTACCCGGTTCCTTGACACCCTCAAGGATCACATACTATTCTGTTCATGCGCAGAAATTGAACGTGTGATGAGGTGAGGTCATGATTGCCACACAACACATAGAGCCGACGACGACGTTGGCACAACTGCAAGAATCCAAGCCCGAGAGAGTCACGATCGTATTGCTGAGCGGTGATCTCGATCGGGCGATGGCGGCCTTTATCATCGCCACGGGCGCTGCTGCGATGGGTATGCATGTGACCATGTTTTTTACGTTTTGGGGATTGAACACAATTCGGAGACGGGGA
The nucleotide sequence above comes from Nitrospira sp.. Encoded proteins:
- a CDS encoding FAD-binding protein, with the protein product MTTAYEYDVLVMGAGLAGMRAALAAHEAGARVAIMTKVHPVRSHSNAAQGGINAAMTDRGDDWEEHAFETVKGSDYLADQDAVEILAQEAGREILTLEHMGVIFNRNEEGRLGTRRFGGQKRARTFFVSDFTGQAMLHVLFEQLMKARVPVFEEWFVTSLVKDADGRCAGLIGFEIRTGQFALVKAKAVIVASGGLGRVFEPSTNALICTGDGMAIAYRAGAALMDMEMVQYHPTTLKGKGLLITEAARGEGAYLLNRDGERFMKRYAPNMMELASRDVVSRAGQTEINEGRGVDGCVLLDCRHLGRRLIHERLRQISDEVHSFAGIDLTKEPVPIRPGMHYQMGGIKTDVDGRCWDRHGAWAGVPGLFAAGETACLSLHGGNRLGANSLLDTVVFGRRAGRCAAEYAREVPTPHVPDSTVGMEQQAVSALLSRHANTDSVATIRHEMGVAMHTHLGVFRDQEGMMTAKETLEALHDRYSRVGVQDKGQVFNTSLIRALELGFMLDCAETIVRSALLRRESRGAHFRTDYLHRDDAQWLKHILVYHQPDGSPRVAYLPVRLTRWEPKVRTY
- a CDS encoding transposase, which gives rise to MAKRIQRHSFAVLTYLLHGTTNAGVRAVKATIEWLKKTAHGFRNVEQFKIARYFHYRGLDL
- a CDS encoding cation:proton antiporter translates to MTDYSVLGNLVLIYTVSIAVVFLFHQFRLPSIAGFLVAGALIGPHGLNLISDIATVHVLAEIGIVLLLFTIGIEFSLVQLTSLRRLLLIAAPIQVGGVIAISWLGGTVAGLPTPQAIFWGFLLSLSSTAIVLKALAASGDSDSPHGRATIGILIFQDLVVVPMILLTPILASHGEGALTPALLSLVKSMVVVACIVAAAWYVAPKLLDHIVRSRSRELFLLTIIVMCLGIAWLTSLGGLSLALGAFIAGLVISESEYSHQAIADVLPFRDSFNSLFFVSIGILMDWRILLEYPLVVTGVLLVVLLLKFIAGTGAVLTVSVPPRSAVMTGIALAQVGEFSFILAQVGLDNQLLSGPPYQIFLAVSVCSMIITPFLMQLSPHLARRVEAVQRLHHWFPGQTTAHVLEAEGRHLRIKDHVIIVGYGLNGRNLARVLGETEVPYIALDLEGDTVRREAAHGLPLYYGDATNPNVLRHVKIEDARVLVIAISDPFMTRRAVQAARGLNPKIHIVVRTRYLRELEELHQLGADDVVPEEFETSIEIFALVLRTYNMPHDFITRKAEQVRREGYALLRRSEVPELAHHLRGGTLADVEVETCRIEEDSPAAGKTIAQLALRPRIGTSIIALTRNGVTESNPSEKTKLLVGDIVVLLGTRDQIRRAMGFILANQGKD